The genomic segment TGCGTGGCGTCGATGCGGATGTGGCGCGCGAAACTGCCGCGGCGCAGGTCGATGTCGACGTGCAGCATCAGTCGTGCACCTCGCCGCGCTGGCGCCGTACCAGCCATTCGGAGGCGAGCAGCGCAGCCAGCGAGATCGCCACCGACACCGCGGCCAGACGCCAGATGCCGGCTTCGCCGTCGGGCACCTGCATCAGCCCGTAGATCGCCGACGACACCGTCTGCGTCTCGCCGGGGATGTTGGAGACGAAGGTGATCGTCGCGCCGAATTCGCCCAGCGCTTTCGCGAACGCGAGCACGGCGCCTGCGATCACGCCCGGCGACGCCAGCGGCAGGGTGATCGTGAAGAACACGCGCCAGGGACTCGCCCCCAGCGTGGCTGCGGCCTGTTCGAGGCGGCGGTCGACGTTCTCGATCGACAGCCGGATCGTGCGCACCAGCAGCGGGAATCCCATGATCGCGCTCGCCAGCGCGGCGCCGGTCCAGCGGAATGCGAACGTGATCCCGAGCGTCTCTTCGAGCCAGCGGCCGATCATGCCGTTGCCGCCCAGCAGCACCAGCAGCGCGTAGCCGACGACCACCGGCGGCAGCACCAGCGGCAGATGCACCAGCGCATCGAGCAGCGACTTGCCGAAGAAACGCCGGCGC from the Luteimonas fraxinea genome contains:
- the modB gene encoding molybdate ABC transporter permease subunit, translated to MADPGTLLGFGPDELVAIRLSLKVAAAAALCSLPFGIAIAWLLARRRFFGKSLLDALVHLPLVLPPVVVGYALLVLLGGNGMIGRWLEETLGITFAFRWTGAALASAIMGFPLLVRTIRLSIENVDRRLEQAAATLGASPWRVFFTITLPLASPGVIAGAVLAFAKALGEFGATITFVSNIPGETQTVSSAIYGLMQVPDGEAGIWRLAAVSVAISLAALLASEWLVRRQRGEVHD